In Cataglyphis hispanica isolate Lineage 1 chromosome 19, ULB_Chis1_1.0, whole genome shotgun sequence, the genomic window taacgggaggaaaaaaatcgtaagaaaatcatcattttttttctcagtattatttattattttttaggcatataaaagagatataataaaatccttaaatatcgagttttaatgaataaagtttgaccaaagtttttaaaaaaataatataacaattaaatttcatttttaaaagtaaacgacaaagttaatttgattttaggAAAGATAATaccataattgtttttaattcagaaataatttctgataaaatgGATGAGACCGAAAAGAGTTAGGACTATTTTTAATccgaagaaattaatatatgataaaatgacatttttactGTTTGTGTCGCGTTTTTCGAAAAAGGTAAAGATTGCGACAAACAGCCTGATCTTTCGTGTCATGTCGCGAACGCGACGGACGGGGCGtttgttttatcatttaatcgtTTGTCAGAACGAGGCGTCGACGGACATCGACACATTTATCATCGTTTGTATTCTACTTAATCGTATTGCGACGTAGGGCCAATCTCGCTGTCATAGAACGTCCGTCCCATTCGTGCCAGCCGGCGAAATCCAATCGCCAGCAATAATCGAATTTCGACGATCGAGTATCTCTCGATTAAAGAATGAACCTAATCGGAGGGTCCGCATatgtttcctctctcttttttaattttcatttttatctccGCAATCAAAGGTAATTAATCTCGTTTGCATAATAGAAGAGAATTTTTCATGAAAgtgtttttcgatttttttattccgaaaATGAAGATATATTGACGTAAAGTAACTGAAGAGAGTAGTTGATCAGAGAATATCCTGAGCGAtaataccattttttttttttttttgtgagataGGATATTTTCAAGGTTCTCTGGAGTTTTCCGAGAGAATATTTCGAGAGCAAGATATCTCTGGATATACATTTTCCTAAAAATAGCCCCTAAGCATATTTCTGAAATGATATTACGCTCTTCAGTGCATAATAATACGTGCTTTCTTTTAGATTATGTTTCAAAAGTATTCCGGAAATATTCCCTCCGAAAGATTAAACATCATATCTCTTTCCATACTCATTGTCAGCGTTATTTCGATTTTCTATTTCTGCTTTGGAATATCGATccgttgcataaaaatatcctGCCTACAGTCTCGGCAAACAACTCGCGGAATGAAGATTATCGCCCATTAGCGGAACAAAACGCATCGGCGACCGACGTAACAAATTGACAATTGAGAAGATTAATGCGTCACATTTTCACATTGTAAAGTCCTAAATGTATTTAACTCGCGATATTAAGATCACATTTCACGGCCAGGTTCATCAGAACGGCAGCTTCCATCTTAAAGACACACAATTCAATCGTTATAAattcatcaaataaaattgaatgccaatatcataattaaataataattcgtctttttgtatttattatattaattattgtatttgtatttGATAACAAGATCAAATATAATCGCTTTGCGTTTCCGCCGTACATTTCTCTACTTTTTCCGATAAAATATCGTTTGATGCACTATGCTCTTTGGCTTTCAACGCTGTCTCGTATGTTGCCCTTTAACTTTGAAAGGTAACGCAATCAAAAGCTCTTGTCGTTATTTCTGCCTACGCGATACGCATACCGGAAATACATATGCACGTCACCTTCGAcctttcaaatttaatatttaattatcgaagACTATTGATAAGCGGAGGTACGTGTTTTTCattcgcaaaataaaatgctccttatagatttatttttttttactctctctctctctctctgtgtaaGCTCTCTCAACTGTAAGAATGATTAATGTCGATAAGCGTAAATGCATCACTATGTTTCTGTTCCTCAGGGTCGCAAGTGTTGTATATATTCATGATCGTCATCgacaatcaattaaatcaatttattttaaaacgcaTTTGAAAATGTTTAGATCATCTCCCTTTAAGAGTTTTAAttcatacacatatttttaaatttatacgcatttatatttttaatttttcaattgacAAGAGCACGTGATTTTGACGTCAAATGACGTTAAATGACGTGCATTTGCTATCTAAGTTCTTcagatatatttagaataaaaattactaaatataatattataattttaatattaatattataattttaatattttaatttatatgataattttaatattttgattttataatattaatattataatataattttataatattattataaaatatatgaaatgtttagaaacaaaattccaagtataaattttgaagacTGAATGATTTAGAACTCTCTCTGAatgtttcgataaaaattcaaatattagatatttagaataaaagtaaaacacAGATTTTCTTAggataaattaacaaataaatcaattacagGCTATTTACAAACTTGTAATCTATATCTTTataagaagtaaaaaaaaagagaataatgcatttatgttatcaaaaagaaattaaaaatcaataattgattAGTGTGCTAGAATTATAACGACAAACTTATTCTTTGTTTTGCATATTTGCAAAGTAACGACGAAGTGACTCCGCGAATATCGGTTATCGAGGCGCGCTCAATCAATCGAAACTTTAAACTTCAGGCTGTCCAAGACTCGCTTCTTCCCCGATACGATGATACGCTCCTGCATCCCGAGCGGGCGATCGCGCGCGAATGTCACCGTCGTCATCATCGACAGCGAGGCGTGATGACGCGACGTCGATAGACGTCGATTTAGTTCGCCGGCGACAGGCATCGCGAGAGCTCgtatcgcgtcgcgtcgcatcGTTCTTCGAAGGAAAATCGCGCCCGAGAAAAGAGTATCAagggacagagagagagagagaaacaagaaaaagaagaaaagtagGAAAAGAGGGTCGCGGGAAATAAGGATACCGAGGGCACCTGAGGGGGTTAACACCGAGCGAAGAGGGTAGAAGAGGAGAAAGCGGAGGCAAAGAGGGTAAAACACGTGGATGCTGTGGCCGGTATTGGGGGGGGATGACGGGCTGAGCCCCACAGCGTCGCCCGCACCGCCGGCGACCGGTGCTGTCCCCCCCGCCAAGGGGGTAAACAAACTGGCCCCCCTCCTGCTCTGCGCACCCTGCAAGCCCAGCGGTCACCGGAAGTGCCAAAGTTCCACCCAGTGGTACGTGCAACAGGTAAAGAAACAACCCCAGGACGGATGGCTGTATCCCCCTATATGTGAGATGCGGCTTCGTTTCATTGATGGTTCGCACGCGCCTTTCTTTCTGAAGGAGCAAGTGATGTTATGTTTGTGAATCCCGACGAGAGATTATGAGATGATAACGTATCGATTGCGATAAAATCATCTCGTTCGTGTATGTGCTCAcgtgattttatattctcagTTTATTGATTTATGAGCGCTTTTGTCGTTGTAAGTGCGCTTCGTGTAATCATTCGTTGTATTTCCTATAGGGTGTATCGTGGGTAATTTTCTCTTCATGCTTTTCgagtaaaatagaattaatcgTAAAATTCTTTAACGCGGAAAATAATATCCGCAATGCAACACTTAATAAATCTATTCTTactcttgtatatttttatcagtcttaattatttatttattaaaataaataaaatttcaatttaaattcaatatatataatacatctaAGAGAGATTTatgaagttaaaattaaaagcatttagagaaatatttttcctcgcGATACACTCTGTAAATTTGCATGCGCTAGCAATATcgtttttttacgataaaaaaagtacttaataatattaagatgcacgaagaaaaaaagtgaatttATTCCCTTGCTTTCGTCATCGTCTTTAGATTTTAATGCATGATAAGCAGGATTGCGTACTacgtttatatttgcaatatagaTGCAATTACATTAATCTCCATGCCCGAAACTTTGGAAGTAACAAGTGTAGTGCTTCTCGAATTAcattgcatatacatataccgactctcacatatacacatatatgtcaaCTCTCACACATGCATGCCGACCGTTTAATCAGGGTCAGGGTGCCATCGGAACTGTATCGTCTACCGAATGGAAAAAGACGATCGTCCGACAACGATTAATTTGCGAAAACAATTtacttaaaatgtataatcatCATTCAAACGTAGAAAGTTTTCCTTGGTAAAGCTATTAAAAACGAGCTTTtctattaacttttaatattaaaattcttaattaagatTTGTCTCGTGTCATTATTAAGACTATCTATTATCTGTCAATTTTATTGTCTAGATtctagataataaaatgtacaaatatacatttatttatcagaTATATCGTCTCGGAAAATTTCCGGAAAAGGTTCGAGGTCGAATTTTACTAGGCAAACGTCaaaatgataagataaaaattctgtGTACGTTTTTGACCGTCTTAAGTCTAGATGGATATGATTTACAAAATCGATGCAGCTGGCGTCAAAGAGCCGAATAGCCACGTTCCCCGTCGATCCCATGGTGTGGCTTTTCGCGGGAATTTGACGGGGAATAATGGGGTGTATTTTGGGATcgcgcagagagagagagagagagagaggatcgtTGACCTCGGCGGGACATTTTCGAGATTCCGCGACGCCGTCGGGGAACTAGATTCGCCACTTTCGCGACAAACGTCCCAACGTTTCAGCTATACTACCGCCAATTTACTTATGCTCGGTGATGGCATGAATTTTGCATTCGTCCCCGATCGATTCCCGACGTACGCGACTCTACATTCTTGATATATTTAGTCCCTTCACAGCGAGGCtagaattaaaattcgaaTATCTCGTTTTGCCTGGAAGTCATTGCTCCCGATTGTTGATAGTCGCGAGATCATTTCCTTGCTCACGAATTcgagcatttattttaaatttacgcactaaaaatatttgctttggaaatgaaaaaaattattctgcatcgataaaataaaaaatatctcgaggGAAAAAAAGGCTATATTACCTTgagatatttatgattattgattaataatatcatgcaATTCTATAGGACTTAAATTACCGGAAATTCTCTTAATTATGGTTTAGCCTTGATCGAGCAGTATCCCCCGCGCGTCTCTTTGCGTAAGAAACTGGCCTCGTGAGATCCAGCTCGTGCCGTTTACAGTAGAACAATGGTGAATCGACACTCCGGGGAAGTGATTCCCAAGGACGAGCGCACAGGTACGAGGAACCCGAGTCACGCTCGGGTTCCTCCTGCGAGCAGGTCTAATTGCTCGGTCGTTCCGGGGCGTGAGCGGGTGGACTTGAGGCCCCCCAGCTTCTCTTAAGTCTCGTTCGTACCGCGACATTtctcgctttttaaaatttaaaaactaactATGTTGGACAATTAAATTGCAGAGGAAATTTATCTATCTAGATTAGTTAAagtgcataataaatttttgtaaaaagaaattctccttttgttgaaatttacttgaaaattattaacgccATAAATTTTTGTCACGATGACTATATTGGGTCAAAAAATGaatcagaaataatttatatcgaattaaaaattaaatataatacttgatttttaaaattagtatcaatattttatcgaaaaaaataaaaattattatagccaaaaatagatattttatgtattttaatttctacatttataagaattaattattatttcattttacattaACTTTACGTCtcaatacattttcttttattatcgaatTCAATCTATAattctacataaaaaatttaaaatgaaccATAACCATTTCCTTaactactttttaaaataatacctACAAAGgtattattttagtatatcTTCTCGATGAATACGAGGGAAAGAGGTATAACGTAAAACTCCATAGTTTCGAGCTGTTTTACCGCAAAGTCTTTTCTCAGAGAAAATGTCAAGAAAATCAAGGTGGCAATGACATGCTTTTCTTTCCAATCGCTTTGATCGTTGCTTGCGATTTGAATGTACGGCTTCGTTGCAATCTTTTATGTCGACGCAAATTTGCGTTTGTCACGCCGATTCTGACATTAAGCTCCTTACGGCTTCTGAGACCTGCTTTATTTACGGAATTTCAATGCCAAGCAAACAAGAGCGAGGTGTCCATATCAAATTCCAATATCTATTCCATAATCAATCACAACAAAGTCTCTCGAACACGAAAGATTGCTGTATTAATatgtcattaatataatagaaatatttatacatttaatttcgttgattataattttttgcacacacactttatatatacatattaaatccAACTTGTTATCAAATGAATTAaatctgaataaatatattaacattttaatccgcgatatttttgaatttttattatattttaatttagtattaGACTGTTCGGAGAAACAAAGCCGATCGTTATTTTTAGCACGTTAATTTTAGTTTAGAAACATTTCGCGGAAAAGATCGCTAATTACGATCTCTTTTCGCATAGATGATAAGGTGAGACATCTTAGTCAAAGAATAACTACCTTTATGTTTATCATACGCGTTATGTCATTATACTATGAGTAAGCCCGTCTTTATCaagctaaaattaattatgcagaCTAGTTGACACAGAATGTTACTGTTGAAAAACACATTTGCATGTATGTACACAGTTAGTGAGCACATATTTACTAAGCATAAACGTGattcattgttattatttattcaatcaaaaatCAAGGATTAATAAACAGATTTGTagtatttttgcttttaatttaatattaatagatattaatcgTTCACTTTTAACGCTTTTGTCATTCGTCTCTTGTTTTATCCGTAttcttatttttgcataataagtgtttcaaattattttttttatttcaatatatattatataataatttgaaagattataaaaacgcTTGTTGGAAATGACAGagtgtatatgaaaaaaataaatatattcaaaataatatgtaaaacctGTCTTGAtaagagataatttatattaatttattaaataaaaataatatatatatatatatatatatatatatatatatattaatagtaattaattttgctcattaataattaatataaaatatataatattgcattaattaatacatcgatatataattattaattttgaggaaaattttaatttctcgactaaatttaattattatactaaataatgataataataatcagcaTTTCACAGTAgagttattaaaatgattaatctcGTTATTTGACACAATAAGTAAATCTACTGTATCACAAAGAAAAGATTGCAAAATATCTCTGTCTACTCCAGATAATCTATCCTATTTAATCGCTCTATACGTATTAATTCGCGGCAGGAAATGGCTAGTGATTATGTCATGAAAATTAGGAGCATAGATCATCCTCCGATGCGCGGCTTCTTCGTCATCGATCCCATTAGTGTCAGCAACATTCACTGGTTACGGATTGCTCGCGACAAAGTTCAATGTTCGATCTTTTGTTTTTGCAGCCCACGTGGCGTTTATGGGGCGAGGAGAGGGGCGACGGTGTCATATACACGGTGTACCTGAAAAAGGTCCGATACCACCGGCCTACAAGGAGTCTCTCGGCATCGGTGAGCAATATTTCTCGCATAATAtcatgtcaaaaaaatttctgtttcttcgtttagaaattttttcttaatttctcgatttttttttttttttttaattttttgattaatttctgataaataaaaatctcaagTTGCGTACGTTTCTTTCAACGCTTTCAACGATTTCTTACTTTCGATCCTTGCAGGATTCTGACGACGAGATCTCGCACTTGGAATGGGAGACGGTGAGGGTGCGCTTCCTGAAAGCCGGCACGGTGCAGCGGCTGGTCGAGAGCCTGGCGAATGACGACGGCGAGTTGGAGTCCACATACATAAACGTCTTCCTCGCGACTTATCGGGCGTTCACGACGCCGCGCGAGGTCCTCGAGCTGTTGCTCGCGCGATACGACGCCCTGGACGAGAACGCCGGCGGCTGCGAGCAGCATCGCAAGACCCTAGTCCAGGCCCTGCACGTCTGGCTGGACGCGTATCCCGGCGATTGGAAGTCGCCCCCCAACCACCCCCTCCTCACCAGGCTCCTCGACTTCACGCATCGGCGCCTGCTCGGCTCCGAGCTCGAGCTTAAGGCCAGGCACCGGCTGCACCGCTTTCAGCGCGAGGATCAGATAGGTAATGTCACGCTCTCGGTTTCCTTGATAACGAGTCACGAACGTAAGCTTTAGAGACTCTGACACGCGGCATCGTGAGAAGTTCAAATACGAAGGAATCGGGGGATCGATAACCGCGGCACGATCTCTGTGATGTCACGAACCTTATCAATTGAGTTATgtaaaagagattatatattcatgtatacAATTCCTTCTTCAATATCAAAGTTTATTCAAAGCGATATAACACGgatttatctttctattttcatGCTCAAGGCAGAGTTTGACAAGCTTAAcgagaagataaaattatattaatattttatataattaatatttatataataaattatataataattatataatgaagtataataaacataattaatattttatataatttttattaatttataaaatgaaaattaaaaataataattaataataaatttttatttatatattaaattgtaaagtgGCAAACTTTGAAGCACATTATCTTATGTTTAGAAGCACTATATTTCATGTGTGACCTCGAATAGAAATCAAAGCTAAAcaagaagataaaattaatatttttacatgatcgttaatttagaataaaaaaaaaattaaataaatttaaaataataaatttttatttaaacgataaattatGAAGTGATTTTGAAGCACGTTACGTTGTATTTAAAAGGCATGTACATCTGATATGTGACCTCGAATGGAAAATCTGACAACAGAATCGAGAAACACCGCTTATGTAATGGGAATGTAATGACTCATATAACAAATCGTTTTATTTACCGTGAATTCGCTGAATCGTGATAAGCGAGTAAAACATCCGCCGGAGTGTTACGTTACAGGTGGTAGCATCGAAGAGAAAGATTGTGTATTACGAGCCTCTTATAAGACCGTACAACCCCTTATTACGAAACTTTCTCTTCGAAATTATGCAGGAAAGATAGACTGTTCTCTATGCACATACGTTGGAAATAATAAGAGCTCGTAAAGATCGTTAcgacgatatatttttagaatgcagaaaatattaaacggCGGTATTTATCGCGTTACGAAAGAACAAATCTATCGGGTGCTGAGTAAAAAGAGTCTGAAACGTTAGCGGCAGTGAAAGGCCGATCAGGCAGCTTGCGCTCGCACAAAGGCATTCCCACATAAATTGAGGGTCCATCATTCGGTTTGTACTGACATGACCAGCAGGATTCAGCTTTCACTCTCTCAGATTTCGCTACGAAACCCGATCCAGTTCCGAAAATTCTCAAAATAGAGGCGGTTTTCAAAGCGTCAAATAAAAGGCAGAAAATGTgcttcaagaaatattttcgaaagaaaGTTTTgagttacatataaaaaaaattcatttatacaaatttacataaaattcattaattaaaatcccaATCTCAGGAAGCTTGTAAATTAATctcaatttgtttaaattataaataaatatcgtttttgtaacaattaataatcttagaataaattttgttgaataaaaaaattaaattaaattaaattttgtattatttttttatataaatttttatttttaattcaatttaaatttaatttaatttaaattaaatttttaatttaaattaaattaaattaaatttagattaattttaattttaatttcaattttctctttctctcctcagATTCCTGCATAGTCTACGACAATGGTCGGCTGCCCATGCGAGGTTCCCCGGATCCGATGCCGGATCATTGGGGAAACTATATCTTCCCGGAGGTGCCCCACCGTCACTTTGCCGAGCAGCTGACACGAATGGACGCCGAGGTATTCAAGAAGCTGGTCGCTCATCAATGCCTCGGCGCCGTCTGGTCCAGGAAGGATCGTTCCAGGAGTCACGAGGCCGCCACGGTGGTGGCGACCGTGAATCAATTCAACGCCGTATCTCTACGCGTCATCTCGACGATCCTGACGAACACGACGCTCAAGTCGCAGGAGCGCGCCAGGATCCTCGAGACGTGGATCGATATCGCGCAGGAGCTACGCATCCTCAAGAACTTTAGTAGCCTGAAGGCGATTGTCTCCGGCCTGCAGAGCAATCCCGTGTACCGGCTGGAAAAGTGCTGGCAGTGCATGCCCAGGGAGAAGCACGAGCTCTTTCGGGAACTCGAAAGGATATTCTCCGAGGAAAATAACGCCTGGACGCAGAGAGAATTGCTCATCAAGGAGGGCACAGCCAAATTCGCTGACACTGCCGGAAGGAGTGACAGGCATTTGCAGAAGCTctttcaaaaacaaaatactCACGCGGGCGTAAGTGTCATGATGTCTCTTGTAACACACTTGTCAATTTTCTTTCGactttttaatgcgatttCTGGAgagatcaaaatttaataaaaaaatgtgtaatattaaagttctcttaatttaaaaaatttttaattttagctttcccgaatcgatttatattaatatgcatgctttttataacaaaatttcaaatttaaacttctagaattataatcaataaattatattaaacatatttaaattatgttaaaaataatggtttaaaatattttttaaataaactaaactgtgtaaaaattaatatttaaatagacaaTATGTTTGATTCAAAACTTTCTTTCAGAATATTAGCTACGGCACGATACCGTACTTGGGTACCTTCCTCACTGATCTAACGATGATCGATACGGCAATACCGGACACGATAGCGGACGGTCTCATTAATTTCGATAAGAGACGGAAAGAGTTCGAGGTGTTGGCGAGGATACGGCTTTTACAGGGCGCGGCAAACGCGTACAATTTCAACACGGACCCCATGTTCGATCGTTGGTTTCACTCGGTATTGGTATTGGACGATCGGGAAGCTTACAAGCTCAGCTGTCAGATCGAGTCACCACCAGCGGGCAATACTCTCAACAATCGCGGCAAAAAGAAGCAAGTTagcatcttttatttataattataatatttataattatgtacaattttatttataattataataaaatagtttaatttgatttctGCAATActtgtcatataaaaaaatcatttaatctaACCATGTCAATCGAGAAATTTTCTCTCCAAAATTACACgagacaaataaattaagttatatgtgctttgaatatttatattttactattttatataaatttctcttcattTGCCAGCGATCTTACGATAAAAGGACTGAATTGTCTTGTCTCGCAGAATCATCAGGGTCATCGGAAAAATGACTCGATCGCGTCGACGTCGAGCTCTAGCAGTTCCCAGTTCTACTGCGACCTCGACTCTCTGCCGAGCTCGCCTCACAACTCGTTGGACCGGCGTACCTCGCCCTCGCAAATGTCCAGTTCGTCCTCGAGCTCGTCTCTACCTTCTCTAGACGTGTCCTTGGGCTCGGGCGGGGGTGGCAACCATCAGACCCGTCTGGCGCCTCCGACAGGCGCCGTCCCGTCTAACGGAAGCACCCCCAATCTCGCTGGACTATCCAGTCCCAGTCACTCGCACAAGAGCTCGCCGGACTTTTACATCATCAAGGTGACCATGGAAACGGACAATGTGGAGACGGACGGCGTGGTGCTTTACAAGTCCATCATGCTGTCGAACAACGAGCGGACGCCGCAGGTGATCCGTAATGCCATGCTGAAGCTCGGCATCGAGGGCAATCCCGATCAGTACACCCTGGCGCAGGTGTTACCCGATCGGGAGATGGTGCTGCCTACCTCGGCCAATGTCTATTACGCTGTAAATACCGCGCACAATCTCAATTTCATACTGAGACCGAGGAAGGAGCCCAACGACGCGACCTCGGACAGTCCCAGGAGCAAGGGCAACGGTCACAATCATAAACGATAGTCGTGAACACTGGTTGACCGAATGTCAAACTAACAACATTCGTAAGATCGGGGAACGATCTTTCAAGTTCGCTGATAACGTGAAGTAGTTTCAAAACTTTGGATGCGAGATCAGAGTGAAGGAAAGTAAAGCCGATCGGGgtaattgtgataaaaattaaatgtgatatCAGAACGCAAtaacaaatcaaatattaaactataatattacGCAAGTGcacaacaatattaaatatgatattattaatattcaaaaatgtaaTACTAGAGAGAGTGTCGATAGCTTGTAATTAACACTATcggtaatattaattgatagttactattattaatcaatatattattctggTTGATTAGTAATACTAAAAGTACtaattatacgatatatcattaaaataaaatacatatcgttatataaaatattacaactcATTTGGCTCATCatcgtaatttaaaaaacgatgacaatttaattaataatttttctacgcGAAAAATAGAGCGATCACTATCACGATTATCTCGATCGGTCGCACATCTTCctttaatgaaattgatgAGAAGAGAAGAGCGAATCTCATCGTCAATTAGACTTTGTTTGTTAAGATTTACCATGACAGCTCGACTCTTTCGCTTCCCGATACAATGCAAATGATCGAGCGACGTCGAAGTACGATTAAGCATGGTCATTCCGGTACGACCGGAAGTGCGTATACTCATTCGTACTGTACTCAGACACAACGCTAATATACATAACTGCGCAATCGGGATCTAGCATTATTATAAGCGTGAGTCACACACGCGAGGTTCTTATCAATGCCACGATGATGCAAACAAGCACAAGAGAGCCCCGTATTCTTGCCGCTTTAACGTCACCTTTGATATCAGAgcatttataatgttataatcaTAAGCATTTTTTCTCTCCGACCTCGTTATTTGTCTGTCTAATTTTCGtctaagaaaaatcaattaaaagatAACGCGAGATCATCGAGAGATAATTGaagatgtataaatatctcctcatctttattctttattgtaaTCACATTTGGCGCTAAATACGATGTGATGCCGAgtgatatttatatctgaCATAAcagcatattataaaaacattattatatttaaataattaggacttttgttatctatttttgtttaacattaaaaagccatattttacattaaaatatggcCTTTTACTCTTACGACTGTTATTTGTCTGTTGTGTAATACTATTAGTTTGGACGAGATATTAACGGAACGATAATTGTATGTCGCAGAACAATGCACAAACAGTATTTTCGTCGATTGTAAGACAGCCGTGTTTAGcattaaatgtgtaaaaaagaataacgGGCGCTTACGGACAGAACTttgcgcgtgtgcgtgcgtgtacatacgctatatacatataacacgtGTGTTTTTCACGAAACGAAAACgagattatagataattaaaaacggAACGAGTCTCGAGCGACTCGCCCTTTCCGACGGATCCTTGTGTGTGATCCTTGTGAATAATTGTATTTGCATAGAGCTATAGAGAGTAAACTCGACCAAGCAAGAGGGAGGGCCTTGTGTGCTctcgtgtgaaaaaaaaaaaaaattgtcaattattatatcgctGTTCTCTCGTGcatttagagaaagaaaaaaaaaaaaatagcgaaaACCGCGAGATTTTAGAACTGCCCTCATATAATCTGTCCTTTTGTCCTTCTCGCGAATT contains:
- the LOC126856553 gene encoding ral guanine nucleotide dissociation stimulator-like 1 isoform X1, with amino-acid sequence MLWPVLGGDDGLSPTASPAPPATGAVPPAKGVNKLAPLLLCAPCKPSGHRKCQSSTQWYVQQPTWRLWGEERGDGVIYTVYLKKVRYHRPTRSLSASDSDDEISHLEWETVRVRFLKAGTVQRLVESLANDDGELESTYINVFLATYRAFTTPREVLELLLARYDALDENAGGCEQHRKTLVQALHVWLDAYPGDWKSPPNHPLLTRLLDFTHRRLLGSELELKARHRLHRFQREDQIDSCIVYDNGRLPMRGSPDPMPDHWGNYIFPEVPHRHFAEQLTRMDAEVFKKLVAHQCLGAVWSRKDRSRSHEAATVVATVNQFNAVSLRVISTILTNTTLKSQERARILETWIDIAQELRILKNFSSLKAIVSGLQSNPVYRLEKCWQCMPREKHELFRELERIFSEENNAWTQRELLIKEGTAKFADTAGRSDRHLQKLFQKQNTHAGNISYGTIPYLGTFLTDLTMIDTAIPDTIADGLINFDKRRKEFEVLARIRLLQGAANAYNFNTDPMFDRWFHSVLVLDDREAYKLSCQIESPPAGNTLNNRGKKKQNHQGHRKNDSIASTSSSSSSQFYCDLDSLPSSPHNSLDRRTSPSQMSSSSSSSSLPSLDVSLGSGGGGNHQTRLAPPTGAVPSNGSTPNLAGLSSPSHSHKSSPDFYIIKVTMETDNVETDGVVLYKSIMLSNNERTPQVIRNAMLKLGIEGNPDQYTLAQVLPDREMVLPTSANVYYAVNTAHNLNFILRPRKEPNDATSDSPRSKGNGHNHKR
- the LOC126856553 gene encoding ral guanine nucleotide dissociation stimulator isoform X2, with protein sequence MSADNGDESLPTWRLWGEERGDGVIYTVYLKKVRYHRPTRSLSASDSDDEISHLEWETVRVRFLKAGTVQRLVESLANDDGELESTYINVFLATYRAFTTPREVLELLLARYDALDENAGGCEQHRKTLVQALHVWLDAYPGDWKSPPNHPLLTRLLDFTHRRLLGSELELKARHRLHRFQREDQIDSCIVYDNGRLPMRGSPDPMPDHWGNYIFPEVPHRHFAEQLTRMDAEVFKKLVAHQCLGAVWSRKDRSRSHEAATVVATVNQFNAVSLRVISTILTNTTLKSQERARILETWIDIAQELRILKNFSSLKAIVSGLQSNPVYRLEKCWQCMPREKHELFRELERIFSEENNAWTQRELLIKEGTAKFADTAGRSDRHLQKLFQKQNTHAGNISYGTIPYLGTFLTDLTMIDTAIPDTIADGLINFDKRRKEFEVLARIRLLQGAANAYNFNTDPMFDRWFHSVLVLDDREAYKLSCQIESPPAGNTLNNRGKKKQNHQGHRKNDSIASTSSSSSSQFYCDLDSLPSSPHNSLDRRTSPSQMSSSSSSSSLPSLDVSLGSGGGGNHQTRLAPPTGAVPSNGSTPNLAGLSSPSHSHKSSPDFYIIKVTMETDNVETDGVVLYKSIMLSNNERTPQVIRNAMLKLGIEGNPDQYTLAQVLPDREMVLPTSANVYYAVNTAHNLNFILRPRKEPNDATSDSPRSKGNGHNHKR